The Acropora muricata isolate sample 2 chromosome 7, ASM3666990v1, whole genome shotgun sequence genomic interval ACACAATGACCATGCTGATGGCAATGAGGAGTTAAAAGTTAGTGtatttaatgagaaaaaaagcaatgatttCTGTGCATGTTGGGTTTCGCATGTTGCATGCCCTGCAAAtgtgcttttttgttttctatgacACCCACTACTTAACACCCACATGAAATGACGACTAGTTGAATTCCTGTGGAGGATGTCAGCACACAACACTAAAAAgttacatcatcatcatctttgcGTATTAAAGGTCCCTTATAATGCTCTAGTTTAGCGGCTCAGGCTAATGACAAAAGGTGGTAAATTTTAAATGAAGTCTTTGCTTTTTTTGAGGAAGTCAGATGCTGGGAACATATACTCTTCAATAGCCAGctactaaataataataataataataatataataataataataacaacaacaacaacaatgacatTGAGGAGAGGAAGAGCAAGCCTTAGCATATCTCTTGTTGTGTCATAAAAGTCtgtattaatttaatgaaaaggCAGGGAATACCTTAGAAAAAGTTTCCTGCAAACGTACGCTGTGACTGCAGTGAAAGCTACTGGATGAAGGCTAGAAAcagttttgttcttttcaaGGGAGCTGTTTATTGTATTGCATTTTAACCTTTGTCTGTGGTTTTACTATTCTCCCCACTTAAGCAGATTCAAAATTGTGGCCTTCAACAAGGTCCACTTACTCAACCATATAACCATGCTGTTGCTGTAGGAAAGTTTGTTGTAGTTGTACAAAGTTGGTCCCTGATTGTTGCATTCAGATATTTAAACAGAAAGCCCTTCAAGTGTCTTTTTGTGTAATAAATAATCAGGGCTCAAAGTTAAAGACTATCTGGTTGCACATGCAACTAGATTTTTGATTGTGCACCTAAAACATCATGTGTGATTGCACTTGCATACCTAAAAATCAAGGAGTTTAGTGCAACAGAGCTCATCGCCACTCAacatgtgttttatttgtcattttctttcagttttttcttttaaggagTTAGAAAGCTGGTTTCTTTTGCCTGTGAAAGCTCTTGCTGatggaattattttttatttatggtGACAGGTGCGAAAAGAAAACGAGTGGTGTGAAGAAAAGTGAATGGATTCAAAAGATCAGCTCAGTGTCTTCTTGTTTAAAGGCTTTAAATAATATCTATTAGCACCTCACCAAAATAAAATTTTCTGCCCTTAGTTTCTTACACTTTTGTCAAAGTTTGGGGTGTCTATTTATGCCACTCAACTTTTGTTGTTGCCTATCAGTGGTTTCAGGCAACTCCAATTTTAAACATGTGTTGTCTTTATATCTCACCAATACTGATAGTTGTGTACAGTTTCTTAAATGCTGTAGActtctttgcaaagaaactGGCTTTACAGGAGTGATGCAAGGCtggattttatttcttttgctatttacaataaaaaaggAGAAACTTCTTTCTGTTGAATACCTTAGGTTGTTCTTAGTAATAGTTTCATTTTCCGTGGCAGCATTACAAAGTTCAACCcaacttttcaaacttttgctGGTGAGATGGAGGGAAACACAAAATAATTTGACAGCAATTTACTGAAAAGacatgtttgttgttgttttgtcttaGGAGCTCTCCTTCATTTTCTTACATAAGCTATGTATAACCCTGCAGCACTCTTATTGCGCTAAGGAAGTGATGCACACCAAGAGAATATGATATAAGGGAGCTTATCTCCGTGCCCCAcgataattatttgaaatttgttttagATCAGTGACATACAGCATGGCTATTTTTTGATACTAGTTTCCATGACCTTCTGGTCTAGTTTTGAATAGCATAAGTGTGCCACTATTTGCCATGTTTGTGTTTGGCTGACACCTGACCAATCACATGTCAACCAATAAACAGCCAAGCTGCACATCACTGATctaaaacaaatttcaaaagtAATAATCATAGGAAGATGGCCATGTATGGGGAAAAAGCTCTCACATCATATTTTCTTGTGCACACTGACTAAAGTTTAAAGTGGAGGTGTTATTCACCACTATCATTTATTTGGGATAGATGAAATGAACACTTGTTCAATAATGATATTAagtattaataacaataataataagtgttataatcataactatatcaaattctcgaatctgattggtcatcagcagccctgatttgagccgtaattgtacagttgtacgtgtaatgcctgagtaattggacagtacgcgtcatcaagctcgcactagttgcacttgaatgggttctttttcagcatctagcttacaagttgaatatatcaacaagtcaaatagtttataccactgtcatattcttctcgaattttgttatagttacgattaattagtaattggacttcatgtcgtacaattcagggagtattcttgctcgtaatttcaaattggCCTTGTGGTTCACGCTTcgccgattttgaaattacttgccCAAtcactccctgaattgtactccactaggtccaattactattacttgtTATCATCAtttaaacataataattatttcactctaacgggaaaaaagaaaaaggtgcaATAGATCAGAGAtatgaggaagaaaaaaaattactaccCCTTCTGCTCTTTTTCAACTCTTCTGCCCGGTGAAAACAACATGATGTACTATTGAAAGCCTCTGTGCTAAAATACACCTGTGCTGGAGGCTATTAACAGCACAAAGCCCAttatatttttagttttctttgacTTCTCCATGGTGAATTCTTCTTCTAAGCTAAACAACTTCAAGCTGGCTGGTATTCTGGCTTTTTATGTGACGtcacggccatgttggtgtacacaAAAATGGCGCAAAAAGTCTtctgggaatttgattctattattatgcaaaatgtgagcgacattttgccattgttttgtacatcaagatggccgtctcatcacctGAGTAAAAACCAAGAATACACTAATATTGGACCTATCTGGCCTTGATTTGAGGGAAAGATTTAGGTTCTAAAGAATCTGTGATGCTTTGTTGACGAGGAAGTGAAACATGGCAATTTATGGTAGTATCCAGCAAGTTGCTAAGGGTCATGTTTCTAGTTTAAAAGATAATGACGTTGATTTTTCcagcattagccctttgtcagagaaGGTTATGAAACACTAGCACTCAAAGTATCAGCATTCCTGTCTGTTtgcagtggaaatttgaccttttcAACTTGTTACAAACCAAATTTTctatttgatttcattttttttttgttgttgttgaaactttaatatttgttattgttttcccTGAAAGCACCTTGTCAAAACTAAGagaatagaccttattcataagtGGTGGCTaattaattcttttgtttttatgctaatcattcTCACAAGCCTCGTTTgcatgaacaaaattcaaaagaatttttgctgtgaggctagtgaggatgattagcataaaaacaaaagaataattatttagccgccatttatgaataaggtctattatATGACAGTTatacaaaaatattattaatttaaatgTAATATCTTTGATAGAAGCTGGCACGCTGTAAAAAGGATTTTGGGTTTTACCGTACAGCACAAAGTTTCCTCCTTGAGTGTTACAGAATGAAAACAGTCCTTATGCTGCAATTAATCCTAACTGTTATGActatgaaaagacaaaaggcaAAACAGTGAATGAAGCTTAAATCCTGCCTGGGTTTAAAGATTTTGCCTATTAAGCTTATCTCCTTGAGAAGAAGTTTACATGTCTGACAGTTTCAGCTGGGTctaaaataatttgatttgcCCTTTAACTTTGTTAAATTTGAAGAGTTATGCCTGACAGGTACATTGGATGACAAAGGAAAGTGTATCCTTCATCTAAATAGCTCTGTGAGGGTGGATTGAcctgcaaataattattgttacagtTGGATGTCTGTCCACTGTCCACCCTCTCACATTGTAGATATTAACTTtgaacattaataattaattagaTCTTTGACTTAAATAGCAAAGAATTTGTTTTATCTGGTAGCAATGATTCCCTAATATccatttgaatatttttatagcCTTCAAATGCATGAGAATCTGCAAATATTGTTTCCACAGAAGAACCCTAGAAACTTTTTCATGGGACATGTTACACAGCCTCCCCAAACAAAATTTGGCTTTCAACATTTGTTTCAGAATTTCAGGATTTACTTGCCAGGGAAATttcttgatttgatttgctttggTCCATAGTAAAGGCTTTGAACTTGAGGCTACTGCACAACAAAAGCATTTCAATGCCTTGTCAAACAACAATGGAATTTCTCAGGTTTCCTTGCTGGTGCAACAAATTCCCTATAATTAttcaaacacaaaagaattcAAGGTTAGTTAGATTAACACAAGAACTCCATGTTCCCTTCCATAAAGATCACTGTTGCACTTCAAACAGCAGACAATCTCTCGAAGAAAATCTTTGTTATTTCAgaggtgtttatataataagcaTGACTGCACATAACAGCAGAGAGTTATTGAAAATTATAGAAAATACTCATTCTTTTGTCCTGActtaagaaatgtttttttttaccttcatGCAGCTCTTTAATATCCTTCTTTCACCCTGAAAGTAAAACAAGTCTGATTATAGTTGGCTGTGCATCTGATTTTAAAGAAGGGTAAACAATATCGACCCTTGTTTTGAAACATGGCAATCAATGGCAGATTCGTCACCGGTGGATCATTTAGAATTTCCCTTGGTTTGTGATGGTATTTGGATAGATTTTTGTACAGATACATAATTTTTCTTGAATCTTGAACTTGTGACTGAAGTGCAAACATATCCAGTTTCCAAGATTTCATAGAAAAATgagtacttcaaattttttttaaaaaatacattaattttaaaataatcttGTGGTGATGTTAAGAGAAACGCTTCCTTCTCGgcatcttgttttgtttttttttttttttttttttttaatttttcacactTACAACACTAAGCAAAGGACGTGTTGAATTTCCAATATGTTTTATACAAGTCAGGTAATAAATTAGGAACATTATAGATTTCCTAGAATTTTACCAAACTGAAGTCAACAGTTCTTATCTAGAAGTATGCCGGTCAATATGTCGAAATATTTGCACTGAGTTTCAGCAAGATATTAAATTGAAATTATGATTAACTAGTTCATATACATGTGACTTCCCCCACAccctgtaataaaaaaaactgccGAGTCAGCGTGACAAACACTCAGGATAAATGTGGTTTTTGTATTTTCCTGTTCTGAACATTTCCATAAAGAACCGAGGACTGAAGGGATAAATTTAAAAGGATATTTTTTTCGTGCCTGTGTATTGGATCAAACACAATACGAACTATTTTCCATTGATTCAATGTGGAATTGAAATACAGTAAAGAAACTGCTAATTTTCACCTTAGTAAAAGTAAAGATATTTACATGCGTTACTCGAGAAAACTACCGAGAAATGAAATCGAAAATTAATCGCTGCAAGACGCGaaccaaatttttaaaaatatttttagatattttaCCCATTTTTTGTCCACAGAAACTACACTTAAATTTACGCTATTTGAACACGAAGCACTAACAGACAGAATACTCACGGATATAATACCTAAAACGACGTAATATTTCCAAAATATCACTTTCCTATCTAAGTAGAGTCCATTTTTAAAAATCTGAGGGCTTTTGCTTCGGTCGCAATAGCGCTCAGACTGCAGAAATATTTCTCGCATTGTTCGTTTGTGATATCCGTGCGTTTGTAAACAAAGTCCGGAGCGTCCACGAATTATCACAGAAGTTGATAGTATTTCTCGGTCATTCATCGCGATTCGCCTGTTTTGTCCTCCGTTCGACCCGAAGATTTCCTCAATCGATAGTCGTTGGAAAGATCAGATCCGTGAGAGTGTTTACTACTATTTGCTTTGTCGTCCTCAATTCCTACAACGTCAACTTGAATCTCGTGGTCCGATGTTGACGAGCTCCCGTGGCCTACGCCAATTAGATGCAAACCAACGGTTTTCGTCCGATTTGTCAGTAACTTTTGTAACGAATCGTATTTTTTCCTCGCTTCGTCCCTCTCTCTCTTTAGGTTATCATTCTCTCGTGCAAGGTCCTCTAAATCTCTGCGCAATTGTAGTCTTTCTTCCTCCAAATCCTCTTTTTGGCGAACACGCTTGGTGCGGCTGTTCTGTGCGTAACCCCggtttttcaaagttcttcTTCTCTGCTTTATCTGGGAGATCTCGTCATCCGAGAAACCTCGCAGAACTGTATTTAAATCCTTGACTGGTAAATTAACCAGAACCTCATCCGTGAGGTTGATGTCTTTCTTGTTACCATCTTCTTTCTTGACCCTTTTCACTATAGTCAGCTTGTCGTCTTCCGCCATGATGCTGTCCCAGCATTCCTTGTACTGAAACGCCTCTCCCATACTGTTTCCTATTTCTCGGAAAGACGACTCTTGGCCGTTGTACATCAATGTCGTGTTTGAAAACAAGGAGAAGGTTTATCAGTATGAGTAACAGGGAAACCAAATGCTATTTATAGACGATGTGATCCAGCGCTCAAGTTAGGCGTATGCGATAATGACGTCACTATCAGAACGCTTAAAAAATAGTGTTACGAACAACCCACAGTCGCGTCCATACTGCTTGCGTATTCATCAAAATTGGCCGCTTCCGTAGCATTGGAGTCTCACCTCCCTTGCATTGGATTACGGAATTCCGGATTTCAGAAAAGGCCAGTGTCCCTTTTCTCGAAAGTTACCCCAGTCACCCGGATCCCGAAAAGTACTTTGGTGCCTCGTTGGCATTCAAATTCTTAGAACGTGTATAAATATTAGACTGCTATCAAATAAAATATTACGGAACTTTCGGGAAACGGGCCCTTGATTCCAAATTTCAGCCGGACCTCCAGGGCCTTAATTACGGATTCGACAGGCAAGATTTTATCTCCAAGAATCGACAACATTGTcttcattttttaaaacaacaatgTCAAAGGACCGAAACTGAATACTCAAGCGGATTCCATTCGCGCGAAACTCTACCTGAGTGAATGCTTTCATGCTAATTTATTTTCTCACTTCTAATATCTATGAATGTGTGTTTTCCGTTATTTctaatttattcatttgacaATTATGATGACATGAAGTAGCCGTAACGTCGTGTTGTTTTGCAATCGTTAATTTTCTTACTGAAACAATTCAAACAATGTCTTGTCATGTTGATTAATTCGAATCTAAGCTGGAATTACCATATTTCCCACAAGACATGAAAAATAAGTAAAACCATTGGTATTATTGCAAGATGAGTCAACTTAGGGGAGCGTTTAGATGAGAAAAAAATTTACCCCTTTCCCTTCCAATGACAAAAATGCTCGCACCTGCCCTGATCGTCTCGCCTCGGTCCCAAGTGTACCCGGCTGGGCGAGACAGTgagtttatatggagaaaagtttgcCCTGCCAGGAGGGTGACCAAGCTAGACAAGTCATCCTTGTAGCCAAGCCAACCTTTTGTGTATCATGTAGACGGTTCGTCAAGTTCAGTAAATGTAGGAAAAGTTGGCTAGCCCGGGGGAGGGGGAgtggggactcccatatgaagcagacagggatgctcgtcgtctcgctcagtggtgtaaattttggattttgctcttgccaggagcctatcagtaAGGCTcctggtctcgcttagggtgttctgggcacagcgccaatattttaagccgccaagaaacacagaattgcgcaaagagaaacagaagtcaaattttcattttaatttgatttgttttcgtatttgtgtgtttttaagcGGTCTTTTTTAGTGGTCAAAATCCGCTTAAGCCACGGCcagatttgtcttcttcaggggtcacaaaaagcttgagctaCGCCCAgttggtctcttttaggggttaaattcataATTTCTCACGAGCATCtccgtctgttccatatgggagACCCCCCCGGGTTGGCTAGCTTGGGTAGGAGGTTCAGCCTTTTACCCGGGACAAcgtttctccatataaacggggtcCTAATCAAATCCTTGTTCTACAAAGGCGTGCCTTGCgtcttagagcggttttcaaacgactgtcgatagaccaaaaccaaagcaattattccgaccaatcacaataggagCAAACAGaactatgaaccaatcacaattcctagcaattatttgcaactcgctcaaagcgcgggaaaaatcacgcgtacgtggtgcgattggttttggttttacttctcattggttgaaaaactggcgcgagtctttttagccaatcactaagagtagCAATAGCAATCGCataatagacccaatcggctaacatATCACGTGATTTGAATTGGGTGTTTACATCGGATCCAAAACGAGGCTCTCACACAAACCTTACTAAAATGGCGTCGCGTCCCTGTACTTGTTGCAAGAATCATGTAGACTGTTGTGCTTGTTTCTTCGCTCGAACGCAATTTCAATGGTCGAAGTCACTAAGAGAAACACCTAAAGTTAATATCGACACGATATCTAAGTGGCTGGAAAGCGGAGGGAAAAAGAACGCCGGCGAGAAATCTTATAAGTTCTTCCGTGAGCGATACGTATACGATGTATACACGGctacaacaacaagaaattcTGCTGATGCCTACGAAGCATTTGTTAAGTCCAGATGCTACCGGTCTCTGAAAAAGAGTGAAGAGCCTCACTACCTAGTAGTGAAACTTAAAAATCCCGACGGTGGGCTCGTAGCCGAAGCACACTGCTCTTGCAAAGCTGGAAGTGGCGGTCATTGCAACCACGTGTTTGCGTTACTGAATTTTAAGTTCAGTAGCATCGATTATCACCGTGTTGTTTGGatatttgtcaataaattcttgtggggcatttttcaaaataacatctCTATGTGGCcatattttcaggcttcctaGCACTTCATAAATATAATTCAGCCATGTCAGGAGTATATTGTTGACTGCACTGTCAGACAGATTAAACCTTTCTCCAAGATCGATGTTGGACAATCCCATTCGGAGTTTCATCAGAACCATTAGAAATTCATCCTCAACCTGAAGCTTGTGCGCTGAAGGTCTTATTTTAGTTTCCCTGATTTCAGGTTCATCTTCATCCCTGTCCTCCTCCaaatcactttcattttcttcgAAAAGTTTTCTGTATCAATAACACTTGATTTACCAGCAGTGCTATCCCAGTAGATAAGAAGTTTTCTATCGAGGTTaggcaaaataaatttaagcGTGTCCATAAATCCAGCGTAACTGTCAAATCCTGTCAaatgcgaaaaca includes:
- the LOC136923464 gene encoding transcription factor MafK-like, with the protein product MYNGQESSFREIGNSMGEAFQYKECWDSIMAEDDKLTIVKRVKKEDGNKKDINLTDEVLVNLPVKDLNTVLRGFSDDEISQIKQRRRTLKNRGYAQNSRTKRVRQKEDLEEERLQLRRDLEDLARENDNLKRERDEARKKYDSLQKLLTNRTKTVGLHLIGVGHGSSSTSDHEIQVDVVGIEDDKANSSKHSHGSDLSNDYRLRKSSGRTEDKTGESR